The window CTGAGCCGTTGTGACCTATCACAACAACGAATTCACCGCGCTTGACCTGAAACTCCACATTGTCAACCGCCAAGAATTCCTCTTCTTCAATTATATATTTATATGAAGCTTTTTTTACTTCGATAATATTTTCCATTGCTTTGCCTCTACTTCCAATTATTATAACTCTATAGATTGTGCCCATGCCGGGCACACATAAAAAAAGGGATTAAGTATTGACTTAACCCCTTGATTGCTCTTCAGACGACTATACCAGTTCCAAAAGAACCATGGGTGAAGCGTCTCCTCTTCTTTGTCCAATTTTGATTATTCTCGTGTAACCGCCGTTTCTATCGCTGTATTTAGGTGCGATTTCATCAAACATGTTCTTGACAACGGTTTCATCAAGCATATAAGCCATAGCTTGACGTCTTGCATGCAAGTCGCCTCTTTTAGCCAGCGTAATCATTTTTTCCGCTATTCTCTTGGCTTCTTTGGCTTTAGCCTCAGTTGTCTCAATGCGACCGCTCTTAATCAAGCTTGTCACGATATTTCTTAGCATGAGATTCCTGTGGTCGGTTCTGCGACCCAGCCTTCTGTATCCAACCATAAAGATCCCTCCTTTATTTAAGTCTATTCATCATCCTGCTTAAGGATCAGTTCCAATTCAATTAATTTTTCCCTAACTTCTTCCAAGGATTTCTTTCCGAGATTTCTTACTTTCATCATGTCATCCTCGGTTTTCTGTATAAGGTCTTCAACCGTATTGATTCCGGCACGCTTAAGACAGTTGTAGGAACGGACCGAAAGATCAAGTTCTTCTATAGTCATCTCAAGCACTTTTTCCTTCTTGTCCTCTTCTTTTTCTACCATTATTTCTACATCACTAATACTCTCAGTCAAGCATATGAAAAGATTTAAATGTTCACTCATTATCTTTGAACCAAGTGAAACTGCTTCATCGGGACTGATGCTGCCATCGGTCCAAACCTCAATCGTTAATTTATCGAAATCTGTAACATGTCCAACCCTTGTATCTTCAACTTTGTAGTTGACTTTTCTTACAGGGGTATAGATTGAATCCATAGGGATTACTCCGATAGGCATCTCTTCATTCTTGTTGCCTTCGGCAGACACATAGCCTCTTCCTCTGGCAATTCCAAGTACCATGTTCATTTCCGAATCTTCATCGATTGTTGCAATATACATGTCGGGATTAAGGATTTCAACATCGGCGTCAGCCTTGATGTCTCCCGCCGTAATAATTCCCGGCCCCTTTTTCTCAATTCTTACTTCCTTGACCGATTCATCAGAGTGAATCTTAGCGGACAATCCCTTTAAGTTGAGTATGATATCAACTACATCTTCGCTTACTCCTGAAATAGTTGAAAACTCGTGCAGTACACCATCAATTTTAATCCATTTGACAGCCACACCAGGCAAAGACGAAAGAAGAATTCTTCTCAGACTGTTGCCTATGGTTATCCCGTAGCCTCTTTCAAGAGGTTCTACGACAATTTTTCCATATGTGCCATCGCTTGACATTTCGACGCATTCAATTCTCGGTTTTTCTATTTCTATCATACAATGCCCTCCCTCTTAGCATATTGTCATTCCGAGGGTTACCGGATTCTAATTATTTGGAATACAATTCTACGATTAAATGTTCCTCGACCGGTATATCAATATCTTCTCTGGCCGGCAACGCTACAACTTTACCTTCCATTTTTTCAGGATCAACCGACAACCAGCTCGGAACACTTACCGATTTTTCAGCAATTTCCTTAAACTTGGGTGAAGATTTGCTCTTCTCTTTAACCGCTATCGCATCCCCGATTTTTACCATCATCGAAGGAATCGTAGCCTTTTTGCCATTGATTGTAAAATGTCCGTGTGTAACGAGTTGGCGTGCTTCTTTTCTTGAAGCGGCCATTCCCATTCTGAACACAGTATTGTCCAAACGAGTTTCGAGTATTCTCAGGAAGTTTTCGCCTGTGATGCCCGCTTGCTTTTCTGCTTTGTCAAAATGCCTCTTGAATTGATTTTCCAAGAGTCCGTAATATCTTTTGACCTTCTGCTTTTCTCTTAATTGAATTCCATAGTTGGAAGGCTTGTTTCTTCTTCCCTCGCCATGTTGTCCAGGCGCTTTAGCACGTCTGTTCATTGCACATTTATCACTATAGCATCTTTCGCCTTTCAGGAAAAGTTTCTGTCCCTCTCTTCGGCAAAGTCTGCATGATGGTCCTGTGTATCTTGCCATTCTACTTTCACCTCCTAATCTAACTTAAACTCTTCTACGTTTGGGCGGTCTGCAACCATTGTGCGGTACCGGAGTAACATCTTTGATTGAACTAATTTCCAATCCAGTGGCCTGAAGAGATCTTATTGCTGACTCTCTGCCTGCTCCAGGACCCTTTACAAAAACCTCAACATGCTTGAGGCCATGCTCCATAGCATCTTTTGCGGCTTGCTCTCCCGTCATTTGCGCTGCATAAGGAGTGGATTTTCTTGAACCCTTGAATCCGAGTCCTCCGGCGCTTGCCCATGCAATAACATTGCCGGACATGTCGGTCAATGTCACAATTGTATTGTTGAATGTGGACTGAATATGTGCCTGCCCACGCTCTATATGCTTTTTCTCACGTTTTTTTCTACGTGCTTTACGCACTATCTTCGCCATGTTTCAAAACCTCCTTTGCTATTTCTTCTTGCGGCCTACCATTCTTTTGGGGCCTTTTCTCGTTCTTGCATTTGTCTTAGTTTTTTGGCCTCTAACTGGAAGACCTCTTCTATGACGTATTCCTCTATAACAGCCTATTTCCTTGAGTCTCTTTATATTCAAGGCAACTTCCCGTCTAAGATCTCCTTCGACTTGATGCTCATCGACGATGATTTGTCTAAGCTTGCTGACTTCCTCTTCCGTCAAATCCTTGACTCTAGTATCCTTGTTGATTCCAGCTTTCGCCAAGATTTTCTGGGAATTTGATCTTCCTATACCAAAGATATAAGTCAATCCAATTTCGACTCTTTTATCTCTTGGCAAGTCAACGCCTGCGATTCTCGCCATTAAACCGTACACCTCCTGTTTGAATCCGTTTGTTGTTGTTTTCAATTCATTAGTGCAGCCGCGCTTTTATTTGAATTGACAGTAAATCATACTCAACCCTGCATCAAGCATCAACCTTGCTTTTGCTTGTGTTTGGGATTTTCACAAATAACCATGACCTTGCCTTTTCTTTTTATAACTTTACATTTTTCACACATTGGTTTTACAGAAGATCTGATTTTCATTATTTCCCCTCCTCTATCACTTGCCTCGCCATGTGATTCGGCCTCTGGTCAAATCGTAAGGAGACAGCTCCATTGTTACTTTGTCGCCGGGCAATATTCGAATGTAATGCATTCTCAGTTTACCTGAAATATGGGCCAAAACAACATGTCCATTTTCCAATTCCACTTTAAATGTTGCATTCGGCAGAGCCTCTAAGACGACGCCTTTTACTTCAATTGCAGTTTCTTTAGCCATTAGGAAGCATTCCTCCTATTCTATGGGTCGGTCGGTTTCGAGCTTGTCGATTTCCGTTCTGAGCATCAGATTCGTTATTGTCATGTTTTGATTGTTTCTCCTTGCAATCAGCTCACTTACCAAATTGTACTTGGAAAGATGCTTGACCTTCTTTTTCTTCGGATTGCCGATTCTTCTCAGGTCGCCGTCTGCAACTATAACATATTGATCATCAATCACTTCAACAATTATGAAAACTCTTCCTTTGTCTCTTCCAGCCTTTGATCTTACAAATTGCCCTATCTTTAATTCTTTTGTATCCAGCAATTCAGACACCTCTTTTACAGTTGAGTCAGTATAATCGGCTCTCCCTCAGTAATCGCGATTGTGTGTTCGTAATGGGCAGATAACTTGCCGTCCGCCGTAACAACAGTCCATTCATTACTAAGTGTCTGCACCCTGAAAGTTCCTGCATTTACCATGGGTTCGATTGCAATAACCATCCCGGCAGCAAGTCTCAGACCTTTTCCGGGAGGACCATAATTCGGAACCTGCGGATCCTCGTGCAACGCAGTACCGACTCCGTGACCAACATAATCCCTTACTACGGAAAAGCCATTTTCCTCGACATATTTTTGTACCGCATGTGATATATCCGATAATCTGTATCCCACTTTGCAATACTTAAAACCTTCGAAAAAACTTTGGCGCGTCACAGCTATGAGCCTTTCGGCCTCGTCGCTGATTTCGCCGACAGGGAATGTTCTCGCCCCATCGCCATAATAACCTTTTATTTTCGAACCGACATCCACACTTATAATATCACCTTTTTTAAGCACCCGTCCATCAGGTATGCCATGCACAACCTGTTCGTTAACGGAAGCGCATATGGAAGCAGGAAATCCTCCATAGCCCTTGAATGCCGGGATTGCTCCCAATTCGATGATTTTCTTTTCAGCGATTTGATCCAGTTCAAGCGTTGTCATGCCAGGCTTTATGACTTCCTCCATTAATTTATGGACCTCAGCCACAATTTTCCCAGCTTCTTTCATATATTCAATTTCCTGCCCTGTCTTGATTGTAACCATTAGGAATTACCCTTCAATGCTTCTCCAATATCAGTTGCAACTTTTGCTATGTCCTGCTTTCCATCAATATCAATCAAGATGCCCTGCTTCGAATAATATTCAATCAAAGGCTGGGTCTGATCCAAATAAACCTGTATGCGCTTTGAAACAGTCTCTTCGTTGTCATCGCTTCTTTGATACAGTTCCCCTCCGCAAAGATCGCAAACTCCATCTTTGGCGGATGGGTTGAATTCCACATGATAAGTGGCTCCACAGCCTCGGCAGATTCTTCTGCCTACGGCTCTTCCAATCAAAATGTTTTTATCGACTTCAATATTGACAACATTGTCCATGCTGACATTCATGCGACCGAGCACTTCGTCAAGCTCTTTAGCCTGAACAAACGTTCTTGGAAATCCATCAAGCAGAAATCCCTCTTCGCAATCTTTTACTTTGAGTCTGTCTTCCACGATTTCAACTACCAGTTCATCCGGAACAAGAAGCCCCTTATCCATAAAGTTTTTGGCTCTTACACCTAGTTCCGTACCTTCTTTAAGGTTTTTTCTGAAGATATCTCCTGTAGAAATATGGGGGATACCAAAAGCCTTGACGATACCGACTGCCTGAGTTCCTTTTCCGGCCCCAGGAGGTCCTAAAAGTATCAATCTCATATTAACCCCTCCAATACGATATTATTTAAGAAAACCTTGGTAATGCCTCATAACCATCTGCGCCTCTATTTGTTTCATGGTCTCAAGTGAAACCCCTACCGCAATCAAGAGTGCTGTTCCCCCGAATCTGAAATCAATGCTAGTGAAGTTCAAGATAAGGGTCGGCAAAACGGCTATCATTGCCAGGAAAAATGCTCCTGCCAAGGTTATTTTGTTTAATGATTTTTGTAGATATTCGGCTGTTTTTTTCCCAGGTCTTATGCCGGGTATGAATCCGCCGTTCTTCTTCATATTATCTGCAACTTCAACAGGGTTGAAAGTAATAGCCGTGTAGAAGTATGTGAAAAATATAATCAGAAGAGCATAAAGCAAATTGTAAAAATAGATGCCGGGACTTCCAGTTGGGGAAAGGTATTTTGCAATAAAGTTGGCAAACCCTCCATCCGGGAAGAAATATGTGAGCGTCAGTGGGAATTGCAGCAGCGAAATTGCGAATATAACCGGGATAACCCCTGCTTGATTCACTTTAAGCGGTATATGAGTGCTTTGTCCGCCGTACATTTTTCTGCCCACAACACGCTTGGCATACTGTACCGGTATTTTTCTTGTTCCCTGTTGTATAGCAATTACTGCTGCTATTACGAAAAGCGCCAACACAGCAAATATGATCAATGGAAGAACCGATATTTCTCCGGCCGAAACCTTTTGAAAGGTCTGGCTGATTCCAAGCGGAACTCTTGAAATGATCCCTGCAAATATTATCAAGGATATTCCATTGCCTATTCCATTCTCTGTGATTTGCTCCCCGAGCCACATCAAGAAAGCCGTTCCTGCCGTAAGTGTGATTATTACAGTAGCCACTGCCCAGAAATCAGTTGATATAAGCGCTCTTCTAAAGAGACCTATGCTAATTCCTGTTGCCTGAATGACCGCCAAAACAACTGTCCCATAACGTGTAAACTGAGCAATTTTTTTTCTGCCCTCTTCACCTTCCTTGGCTAAAGCTTCAAGCCTAGGAATTGCAATGGTCAAAAGTTGCATTATGATTGACGATGTAATGTATGGTGTAATACTAAGTGCAAATATGGTAAAATTCTTAAACGCTCCACCTGACATGAAGTTAAAGAAATTAAGGAGTCCCCCGTCCGACGCAAAGAACTGATTCAATATTTCTCTATCAATTCCAGGTACTGGGATGGATGTCCCTAATCTAAAAATGGCGAACATCATCAGTGTAAACAATATCCTCTTTTTAAGATCCGGAATCTTCCAGGCATTCCTTAAGGTACGGAGCATTAAATCACCTCTGCCTTTCCGCCAGCTGCTTCAATTTTTTCTTGAGCAGACTTTGTGAATTGGTTAGCTTTTACTGTCAGCTTCTTTTCAATTTCACCATTTCCAAGAATTTTTACGCCTTCATTCAATTTTTTGATCAAACCGCTTTCTAAAAGAATTGCCGGTGTGATTTCTGCGTTGTCTTCGAATCTATTTAAATCTTCAATGTTTACTATTGACCAAACCTTTTTGAAAATATTGGTGAATCCCCTCTTGGGAAGTCTCCTATAAAGAGGCATTTGGCCTCCCTCAAAACCGGGTCTTGTACCTCCGCCCGATCTGGCGTTTTGTCCGTTAGCGCCTCTTCCGGAAGTTTCTCCCTGCCCGCTCGCAGTTCCTCTTCCAAGTCGCTTTCTATTTCTAACTGCACCTTTTGCAGGTTTCAACTCATGAAGTTTCATGGCTACACCTCCTCCAACTTATATTTCTTCAACTTCAAGTAAATGTTCAACTTTCCTGATCATGCCTCTTATTTGAGAGTTGTCATCTTTTTCAATGACTTGTCCGATTTTTCTGAGTCCCAAAGCTTTGACATTTTTACGATGATTCGGCTTTGAGGCTATTGTGCTTTTAATAAGTTTTATTTTCAACATATTAGCCAAGGTTGTTCCCCCCTAACCTCTAATTTCTTCAACAGATTTTCCTCTGAGTTTTGCAACAATTTCAACAGTTTTCATGCTCATAAGTCCTTGCATAGTAGCATTAACCATGTTTTGCGGATTATTGCTTCCAAGAGACTTAGCTCTTACATCCTTGATTCCAGCCAATTCCAATACCGCACGCACAGGTCCTCCGGCAATAACTCCGGTACCCTCTTTTGCCGGCATTATAAGGACTTTGCCTGCGCCAAACCTTCCTCTAATTTGATGAGGTATGGTAGTTCCGACTCTGGAAACAGTTACGACATTTTTTGTGGCGGCTTGAATTGCCTTTCTTATTGCCTCTGGCACTTCAAGTGCTTTCCCAGTACCAATTCCAACATGGCCGTTCTCGTCTCCTACGACCACAAGTGCACTGAATCTAAAATTTCGTCCGCCTTTTACAACCTTTGTTACACGATTGATATTTATAACTTGCTCTTTTAAATCAAGCTTGCTTACATCAATTTTTTCTCCGAGCATAACCTAACCTCCTTTACCTAAAATTTAAGTCCGGCTTCTCTTGCGCCTTCAGCCAATGCTTTAACTCGGCCGTGGTAGATGTATCCGCCTCTGTCAAAAACAACACATTCGATGCCTTTTTCCAAAGCTTTTTTAGCTACCATTTTGCCAACTTCTCTTGCGCCTTCCTTGTTTCCACCATTCGTTATGTTTTCAGAAGCATCTTTTTCGAGAGATGAAGCCGATACAAGTGTTATTCCTTCTGCATCGTCAATCACTTGTGCATAAATATTCTTAGAACTTCTGAATACATTCAAACGGGGCATTCCAGGAGTTCCGACGATTTTATTTCTCATTCGAAGATGACGCTTTTTTCTTTTTTCATTCTTGCTTAGCTTTTTAATCATCCGTTGTCACTCCCTTTCTACTTACCTGCTTTTCCTTCTTTACGTCTAACTTGCTCATTCTCATATCTTATGCCTTTTCCCTTGTAGGGTTCCGGCGGTCTGAGTCCTCTGATTATTGCAGCGTAGTTGCCCACGCGTTGCTTGCTGATTCCTTTTACCACTATTTCTGTTTGGTTGGGAACCTCAGTTGTGATGCCATCAGGATCTTCCATTTCCAAAGGATGAGAAAAACCAAGATTGAAATCCAACGCTTTGCCTTTCTTGGCAACACGATATCCTACACCAATAATCTGCAGCTTCTTTTCATAGCCTTTAGTAACTCCGAGAACCATATTGTTTATCAAGGTTCTGCTGAGGCCATGAAGCGAACGGTTGATTTTAGTGTCGTTTAATCTTTTAACTGTCAATTCGTTTCCATCTATGGCAATTTTCATTCTTTCACTTATTTTTTCACTTAATTCACCCAATGGGCCTTTTACTGTGACAAGATTGTTCTTGGCAATTTTTATTTCTACCCCACTGGGTACATCTATAGGCATTTTGCCGATTCTAGACATACTTACACCTCCAATACTAAAAATTCATGCTACCAAACGTAGCAGATCACTTCGCCGCCTACGCCCATCTTTCTAGCATCCTTATCCGTTACGATGCCTTTAGATGTAGAAATGATTGCTATTCCTAATCCACCAAGCACTCTAGGCATTTCTTCGCCTTTTGTATAGACTCTCAAACCCGGCTTTGAAATACGTTTGATGCCTGTGATAACTTTTTCCTTGTTGGGACCATACTTAAGTTGAACCCGGAGCACGCCCTGTTTGTCGTCCTCTATGACATTGTAGCCTCTAACATATCCCTCGTTTAAAAGGATTCCCGCAAGGGTTTTCTTCATGTTAGAAGACGGTATGTCAACAGTTTTATGATTTGCTGAATTTGCATTTCTAATTCTAGTAAGC is drawn from Peptostreptococcaceae bacterium and contains these coding sequences:
- the rplQ gene encoding 50S ribosomal protein L17, producing the protein MVGYRRLGRRTDHRNLMLRNIVTSLIKSGRIETTEAKAKEAKRIAEKMITLAKRGDLHARRQAMAYMLDETVVKNMFDEIAPKYSDRNGGYTRIIKIGQRRGDASPMVLLELV
- a CDS encoding DNA-directed RNA polymerase subunit alpha; translation: MIEIEKPRIECVEMSSDGTYGKIVVEPLERGYGITIGNSLRRILLSSLPGVAVKWIKIDGVLHEFSTISGVSEDVVDIILNLKGLSAKIHSDESVKEVRIEKKGPGIITAGDIKADADVEILNPDMYIATIDEDSEMNMVLGIARGRGYVSAEGNKNEEMPIGVIPMDSIYTPVRKVNYKVEDTRVGHVTDFDKLTIEVWTDGSISPDEAVSLGSKIMSEHLNLFICLTESISDVEIMVEKEEDKKEKVLEMTIEELDLSVRSYNCLKRAGINTVEDLIQKTEDDMMKVRNLGKKSLEEVREKLIELELILKQDDE
- the rpsD gene encoding 30S ribosomal protein S4 produces the protein MARYTGPSCRLCRREGQKLFLKGERCYSDKCAMNRRAKAPGQHGEGRRNKPSNYGIQLREKQKVKRYYGLLENQFKRHFDKAEKQAGITGENFLRILETRLDNTVFRMGMAASRKEARQLVTHGHFTINGKKATIPSMMVKIGDAIAVKEKSKSSPKFKEIAEKSVSVPSWLSVDPEKMEGKVVALPAREDIDIPVEEHLIVELYSK
- the rpsK gene encoding 30S ribosomal protein S11; the encoded protein is MAKIVRKARRKKREKKHIERGQAHIQSTFNNTIVTLTDMSGNVIAWASAGGLGFKGSRKSTPYAAQMTGEQAAKDAMEHGLKHVEVFVKGPGAGRESAIRSLQATGLEISSIKDVTPVPHNGCRPPKRRRV
- the rpsM gene encoding 30S ribosomal protein S13 yields the protein MARIAGVDLPRDKRVEIGLTYIFGIGRSNSQKILAKAGINKDTRVKDLTEEEVSKLRQIIVDEHQVEGDLRREVALNIKRLKEIGCYRGIRHRRGLPVRGQKTKTNARTRKGPKRMVGRKKK
- the rpmJ gene encoding 50S ribosomal protein L36, with translation MKIRSSVKPMCEKCKVIKRKGKVMVICENPKHKQKQG
- the infA gene encoding translation initiation factor IF-1, with translation MAKETAIEVKGVVLEALPNATFKVELENGHVVLAHISGKLRMHYIRILPGDKVTMELSPYDLTRGRITWRGK
- a CDS encoding KOW domain-containing RNA-binding protein codes for the protein MLDTKELKIGQFVRSKAGRDKGRVFIIVEVIDDQYVIVADGDLRRIGNPKKKKVKHLSKYNLVSELIARRNNQNMTITNLMLRTEIDKLETDRPIE
- the map gene encoding type I methionyl aminopeptidase, whose product is MVTIKTGQEIEYMKEAGKIVAEVHKLMEEVIKPGMTTLELDQIAEKKIIELGAIPAFKGYGGFPASICASVNEQVVHGIPDGRVLKKGDIISVDVGSKIKGYYGDGARTFPVGEISDEAERLIAVTRQSFFEGFKYCKVGYRLSDISHAVQKYVEENGFSVVRDYVGHGVGTALHEDPQVPNYGPPGKGLRLAAGMVIAIEPMVNAGTFRVQTLSNEWTVVTADGKLSAHYEHTIAITEGEPIILTQL
- a CDS encoding adenylate kinase — encoded protein: MRLILLGPPGAGKGTQAVGIVKAFGIPHISTGDIFRKNLKEGTELGVRAKNFMDKGLLVPDELVVEIVEDRLKVKDCEEGFLLDGFPRTFVQAKELDEVLGRMNVSMDNVVNIEVDKNILIGRAVGRRICRGCGATYHVEFNPSAKDGVCDLCGGELYQRSDDNEETVSKRIQVYLDQTQPLIEYYSKQGILIDIDGKQDIAKVATDIGEALKGNS
- the secY gene encoding preprotein translocase subunit SecY, which produces MLRTLRNAWKIPDLKKRILFTLMMFAIFRLGTSIPVPGIDREILNQFFASDGGLLNFFNFMSGGAFKNFTIFALSITPYITSSIIMQLLTIAIPRLEALAKEGEEGRKKIAQFTRYGTVVLAVIQATGISIGLFRRALISTDFWAVATVIITLTAGTAFLMWLGEQITENGIGNGISLIIFAGIISRVPLGISQTFQKVSAGEISVLPLIIFAVLALFVIAAVIAIQQGTRKIPVQYAKRVVGRKMYGGQSTHIPLKVNQAGVIPVIFAISLLQFPLTLTYFFPDGGFANFIAKYLSPTGSPGIYFYNLLYALLIIFFTYFYTAITFNPVEVADNMKKNGGFIPGIRPGKKTAEYLQKSLNKITLAGAFFLAMIAVLPTLILNFTSIDFRFGGTALLIAVGVSLETMKQIEAQMVMRHYQGFLK
- the rplO gene encoding 50S ribosomal protein L15, translated to MKLHELKPAKGAVRNRKRLGRGTASGQGETSGRGANGQNARSGGGTRPGFEGGQMPLYRRLPKRGFTNIFKKVWSIVNIEDLNRFEDNAEITPAILLESGLIKKLNEGVKILGNGEIEKKLTVKANQFTKSAQEKIEAAGGKAEVI
- the rpmD gene encoding 50S ribosomal protein L30 gives rise to the protein MLKIKLIKSTIASKPNHRKNVKALGLRKIGQVIEKDDNSQIRGMIRKVEHLLEVEEI
- the rpsE gene encoding 30S ribosomal protein S5 encodes the protein MLGEKIDVSKLDLKEQVININRVTKVVKGGRNFRFSALVVVGDENGHVGIGTGKALEVPEAIRKAIQAATKNVVTVSRVGTTIPHQIRGRFGAGKVLIMPAKEGTGVIAGGPVRAVLELAGIKDVRAKSLGSNNPQNMVNATMQGLMSMKTVEIVAKLRGKSVEEIRG
- the rplR gene encoding 50S ribosomal protein L18, coding for MIKKLSKNEKRKKRHLRMRNKIVGTPGMPRLNVFRSSKNIYAQVIDDAEGITLVSASSLEKDASENITNGGNKEGAREVGKMVAKKALEKGIECVVFDRGGYIYHGRVKALAEGAREAGLKF
- the rplF gene encoding 50S ribosomal protein L6, producing the protein MSRIGKMPIDVPSGVEIKIAKNNLVTVKGPLGELSEKISERMKIAIDGNELTVKRLNDTKINRSLHGLSRTLINNMVLGVTKGYEKKLQIIGVGYRVAKKGKALDFNLGFSHPLEMEDPDGITTEVPNQTEIVVKGISKQRVGNYAAIIRGLRPPEPYKGKGIRYENEQVRRKEGKAGK
- the rpsH gene encoding 30S ribosomal protein S8 encodes the protein MAMTDPIADMLTRIRNANSANHKTVDIPSSNMKKTLAGILLNEGYVRGYNVIEDDKQGVLRVQLKYGPNKEKVITGIKRISKPGLRVYTKGEEMPRVLGGLGIAIISTSKGIVTDKDARKMGVGGEVICYVW